In one window of Epinephelus fuscoguttatus linkage group LG20, E.fuscoguttatus.final_Chr_v1 DNA:
- the LOC125881125 gene encoding carbohydrate sulfotransferase 3-like yields MRIKYTISIVFFVALVIIEKENNIISRVSDKLALKQTPQTPLQPSGFSHMLLRRNGSMTSLSKMDSAFTLMKRRLENYSQHQEVVARGRKHILLLATTRTGSSFVGEFFNQQSDNMFYLFEPLWHVEKMLTLETGGTNATAAAKAYRDVLQQLFLCDFTLLESFIEPLPVDHITTALFRRESSSSLCEESVCSPIIKGVFERYRCRTRRCGPLNLTMASESCHQKEHRVIKSVRVRQLENLRPLAEDPRLDVKFIQLVRDPRAVLASRMVAFAAKYKNWKEWAMGGDVPIDDDEVRKLKGNCDNIRMSAEIGLRQPPWLRRRYMLVRYEDIARFPMRKATEMYRFTGIPFTPQVKSWILRNTQASKETSGVYSTQKNSSEQVEKWRFSLPFKIAQVVQRVCGPTLKLFGYRFVSSEKMLTDKSISLIEDKVFNFL; encoded by the exons ATGAGGATCAAATACACAATATCCATCGTCTTTTTTGTGGCACTTGTTATCATTGAGAAGGAAAACAACATTATCTCAAG GGTGTCAGATAAGCTCGCCTTAAAGCAGACCCCCCAGACCCCTCTACAGCCGAGTGGTTTCTCCCACATGCTGCTGAGGCGCAATGGTTCCATGACCTCACTCAGCAAGATGGACTCTGCCTTCACGCTGATGAAACGGCGCCTGGAGAACTACAGCCAGCACCAGGAGGTGGTGGCGAGGGGCAGGAAGCACATCCTCCTTTTAGCCACCACCAGGACGGGCTCCTCGTTTGTGGGCGAGTTTTTCAACCAGCAGAGCGACAACATGTTTTACCTGTTCGAGCCGTTGTGGCACGTGGAGAAGATGTTGACGCTGGAGACCGGCGGCACCAACGCCACAGCGGCAGCCAAGGCATACCGTGACGTGCTCCAGCAGCTCTTTCTGTGTGACTTCACCCTGCTGGAGAGCTTCATCGAGCCCCTCCCTGTGGACCACATCACCACCGCGCTCTTCCGCAGGGAGTCCAGCAGCTCTCTGTGCGAGGAGTCTGTCTGCAGCCCCATCATCAAAGGGGTCTTTGAGCGTTATCGCTGCAGGACCAGACGCTGTGGGCCCCTTAACCTCACCATGGCGTCTGAGTCCTGCCACCAAAAGGAGCACAGGGTCATCAAGTCAGTGAGGGTGCGCCAGCTGGAGAACCTCCGTCCCCTGGCTGAGGACCCGCGCCTTGACGTGAAGTTTATTCAGCTGGTTCGAGATCCTCGGGCTGTACTAGCCTCGCGCATGGTGGCCTTTGCCGCCAAATACAAGAACTGGAAGGAGTGGGCAATGGGTGGGGATGTGCccattgatgatgatgaagtgagAAAGCTGAAAGGGAACTGTGACAACATCAGGATGTCCGCTGAGATTGGCCTCAGGCAGCCGCCGTGGCTGCGCAGGCGTTACATGCTGGTGCGATACGAGGACATCGCTAGGTTCCCAATGAGGAAGGCAACTGAGATGTACAGGTTCACTGGAATCCCGTTCACTCCACAAGTGAAATCTTGGATCCTGAGGAACACCCAGGCCTCCAAGGAGACCAGCGGTGTTTACTCCACACAGAAAAACTCCTCAGAACAAGTAGAGAAATGGAGGTTCAGTTTACCTTTCAAAATAGCTCAGGTTGTGCAGAGAGTCTGTGGGCCTACGCTGAAGCTCTTTGGGTATAGATTTGTAAGCAGTGAAAAAATGCTCACAGATAAGTCGATTAGTTTGATCGAGGACAAAGTGTTCAACTTTTTATAG